GAGCACGTCAAAAATGCTAAAGCCCCACTTGGGAGCAAAGCCATCCTTGATATCAATCGCAATGTGTGTTGCAAGCGCTGTTAACCCAGCAAACAAATAGGACTGGAATTCACTAGCCCCAGCCCAACGATAGCCTTCGTAGAAAGCCTCGCCAATGACGACACCCGAAGCAAAATGCCCAAGCTTATCCAAGTTCAAAGCATAGTCGAAATCATTTTCAAAATGGAAGCCTCGGCCACCATTGTCGTCCCACCAGCCCTTTTCAAAGACAAACCCGTAAGCAGCCCCATAGGCAATCAACGTCAATGACGCCACCCCAGCAAGTCGCAAAGGCTTAATTTCGGGATCGATATCAGTCGGATCTTCACTCCGGTAATCCCAGGTGGAATCACGCCACGTGAGCGGATCCCCTGGAGACGACAAAGCTGCCGCCGGGAACACCAGCGACAGCATAAGCAAAAACGCACAAATTTTAGCGTTTAATTTACGAGAAGCGGAAGAGCCAATAGCAGAACTGTTGGCCTTACGCATTAATTCCTCGCAAAAATGATAACTCCATTTTGGCCTCCGAAGCCAAAGCCGTTGCTCATAGCGTAGTCAATCTTCTGGTTGACGGCACCATTTGCGCAGACATCAAGGTGAATTGCAGGATCCTGCTCGAACACATTGAGAGTACCATGAATCTTCTGTTCCATAACAGACATGATAGTCACGACGGATTCGAGTGCACCAGCGGCACCCAGGCAGTGACCGAGCATGGACTTCGACGAATTGACCTTGAGGTTGTCGAGAGCAGATGCAGAGGACTGCTTGAAGAGCGTTTCGATGGCAGAGCATTCTGCAATGTCACCGAGCGGTGTGGATGTTCCGTGCGTGTTAATATAGCTAATATCCTTAGCTTCGATGCCAGCTTCCTTGATTGCATTAGCCATTGCGAGCATCACGCCCTTGCCATCCGGACGCGGAGCGGAGATGTGGTGAGCGTCAGAGCTAGCACCGACACCGGCGATACGGGCAAGAATCTTTGCACCGCGAGCCTTAGCGTGAGATTCGCTTTCGAGCACGAGGACTGCAGCGCCTTCACCGATCACGAAACCATCGCGATCCTTATCGAACGGGCGGGAAGCCTGTTCCGGAGCGTCAT
This is a stretch of genomic DNA from Fibrobacter sp. UWB13. It encodes these proteins:
- a CDS encoding DUF2279 domain-containing protein, yielding MRKANSSAIGSSASRKLNAKICAFLLMLSLVFPAAALSSPGDPLTWRDSTWDYRSEDPTDIDPEIKPLRLAGVASLTLIAYGAAYGFVFEKGWWDDNGGRGFHFENDFDYALNLDKLGHFASGVVIGEAFYEGYRWAGASEFQSYLFAGLTALATHIAIDIKDGFAPKWGFSIFDVLSGGIGGFLPMAERYVPLFKYIDLKWSYWINSNAYYDSEHNASGGVFTDDYVNQTFWLSLKPYRMLPEAARKYYPSWLAIAVGLSIDEKVFTKEPHPRREVYVALDYDLEAFRPQSRFARFAVKMLNYFKLPAPTIQVYPEFHWYLLYPIKF